The genomic segment AGCGCGATTGGAAGAGCCTTTAACCACAATGCCCTTCTCACGCCGCCTTACCGCGCCCGACAGGCGCACGCCGCCGAGACCGACCACCACCAGCACCACACCCGCCAGCACCGCCACGACCTGCCCAAAACCGGTCAGCGAAGGTGTACGCAGACCGAGCAGCCAAACCAGCATCAGCACGCCGGTCAGCCAGTTCACATGGCCGACGGCCTTGGCAACCGCCGAAGTTAGCGCTCCATCGAACGACGCGTGCAACGCCAGCCACGCGAGTCCGATCAGCGCCACGCCAAACCCCTGGCCGACCAGAGCCGGCTCGGTTTGCACCAACTGCAGCGCGTTGTACAACGAAGTCCAGGGCGTCAGCAGAAACAGCAGACCGAACGCAAGCAACAACAAGGCATCGACGATAAGTACAAAACGCAGCAGTGGCTTCATTGGCGTTTAGTCCACGTGGTAGTTGGGGGCTTCCTTCGTGATTTGCACATCATGCACATGCGACTCGCGCAGGCCCGCGCCGGTGATCTGCACGAACTCGGCCTTGTCGTTCATTTCGTCGATCGTGCGGCAACCGCAGTAGCCCATGCTCGCGCGCACGCCGCCGATCAGCTGGAACAGGATGGCGTTGACCGAGCCCTTGTAGGCGACACGGCCTTCGATACCTTCCGGCACCAGCTTGTCGATATTCGCGGAGTTGTCCTGGAAGTAACGGTCTGCTGCGCCGTCCTTCATCGCGCCGACCGAACCCATGCCGCGATACGACTTGTACTGACGGCCCTGATACAGGAACACGTCGCCCGGCGCTTCTTCGGTGCCGGCGAGCATGCTGCCCATCATCACAGCGTTCGCGCCGGCTGCCAGCGCCTTGCTGACGTCACCCGAGAAACGCACGCCGCCGTCGGCGATGACCGGCACACCCGTGCCCTTCAGCGCTTCGGACACGTTCGAGATTGCGGTGACCTGCGGAACGCCGACACCCGCGACGATACGCGTCGTGCAGATCGAACCCGGGCCGATACCGACCTTCACGCCGTCCGCGCCGTACTCGACGAGCGCCTTCGCAGCCGCTGCGGTGGCGATGTTGCCGCCGATCACTTCGACGTGCGGGAAGTTCTGTTTGACCCACCTGACGCGCTCGAGCACGCCCTTGCTGTGACCGTGCGCAGTATCGACGACGATCACGTCGACGCCCGCCTGCACCAGCAGTTCGACGCGCTCTTCGTTGTCCGCGCCGACGCCGACCGCCGCGCCTGCGCGCAGCTTGCCGTGTTCGTCTTTACACGCGTCCGGGTGTTCGGTTTGCTTGGTGATGTCCTTGACGGTCATCAGGCCCCGCAGTTCGAATGCGTCGTTGATGACCAGCACGCGCTCGAGGCGGTGGCTGTGCATCAGCGCTTTCGCTTCGGCGAGCGGCGTGCCTTCCTTGACCGTGACGAGGCGCTCGCGCGGCGTCATGATGGTGCGGACCGGCTCATCCAGGCGCTCTTCAAAACGCAGGTCGCGATTCGTGACGATGCCGATCAGTTGCGCGCCTTCGACAACCGGAAAGCCCGAAATGCCATGCTGCTGCGACAACGCGATAACGTCGCGCACTTTCATTTGCGGCGGGACGGTGATCGGATCACGCACGACGCCAGACTCGAATCGCTTGACCTTGGCAACTTCACGCGCCTGTTCGGCCGGCGTGAGGTTTTTGTGGATGATGCCCACGCCACCCATCTGCGCCATTGCGATAGCAAGGCGGGCTTCGGTGACGGTGTCCATGGCGGCGGACACGAGCGGCATATTCAGGGAGATGTTGCGGGTCAGCCGGGTCTTGAGGCTGGTGTCGCGCGGCAAAACATCGGAGAAAGCCGGGACGAGGAGCACGTCATCGAACGTGAGTGCTGTTTGGATCAGACGCATGGCAAATCCTATAGGCGCAAAAGCGAATTATACGCGATACCTCCCCGGTTTTCACTGCACTAACAGCAGCTTAGCGAATTTCGGGTGATTTTTTTCATGACTTTGGGCCCGTCGATTTCGCTTATCGGTTCGGCTCGGGTTCGATCGGGTTTCGTTTGCGCGTTCGGGCGCAAATAAGCGTCGGCGGGGAAAAACCGGATAAAACACGCATGACGGTCGCATGATTTCCGCTCAAATGCAGAATCGAACAAGACGCGGGACCGGCCAACCCGCTATTCTGCCGACCATTCTCAAGTTTTCCAGCAGGAGCAGTCGATGCAGCGCGGTGTGGCATATGGAGTAATGGCCGGAGCCTTATGGGGCATGGTTTTTCTGGTGCCGCGCGTGCTGCCCGACTTTTCGCCGCTGCTTCTGAGCGCGGGCCGCTACACGATGTACGGAATCGTGTCGCTGGCCGCCGCGCTGCCGATGGCGCGCTCGCTCGTCAAACGCCTGACCCGCGAGGATCTCGGCGCGCTGGTGAAGCTGGCGCTGGCCGGCAACCTCATCTATTACCTTTTGCTGACGGCGGCCGTCCATCTGATCGGCATTGCGCCGGCCTCGCTGATCGTCGGCGTACTGCCGGTCACGGTGACCCTGCTCGGACGGCGCGATCACGGCGCGGTGCCGCTGGCCCGGCTCGCGTGGCCGCTGACGGTGGTCATGGCGGGTATCGTCTGCATCAACGTCGACGTATTTACGGTGGCGGATAGCTCACCCGTCAGCGTCGCCACGAAGCTGCTGGGCATTGCGTGCGCAGTCGGCGCGCTGGGCTGCTGGACGTGGTTCGCGGTCGAAAACGCCCGATATCTGCAGCGTCAGACGCATTTCAGCGGCAACGAGTGGTCGGTGCTGTGGGGTGTGGTGACCGGCGCCCTCGGCGCGGCGCTGTGGCTGGTGGTCGCAGCGTTGCCGTCGGGTGGTCCGCAAGGCGAACTGGCGGATGCTCGCTGGCAAACTTTCTGGATGCTGAATCTCGGCCTCGCGATTGGCGCGTCGTGGCTCGGCAATGGACTGTGGAATGCCGCATCGAAACGGCTTCCGCTGACACTTTCCGGACAGATGATCGTGTTCGAGACGCTGTTTGCGCTGCTTTACGCGTTCATTTATGACCAGCGCTTGCCGCGCCCGCTGGAACTGGCGGCGATCCTGTTGCTGGTAGCAGGAGTGTGCTGGTCGGTGCGCCAGCATGCGGACGACGACTCGTCGGGGGCCACACGGATCAAGGAGAAAGCGCAGGTTTCAGCGCCTTGATTGAAAGTTCGGCGTTCGGACCGCTCGCGCGCAGCCTGCGACGATTTGCGGCGGTTCGCGCAAGCCGTGCTCCCTTTCAGCCCTGAAGTTGCGCAACTCCGCCTACCGCTACTCCCGATTCTGCCAGCGACGCCCTTCGATCGACCCTGCCTTGCGGGCCTTCTGCACACGACGCTGACGCGACAGCTTCGGATCCACCAGCAGAGGCCGGTAAATCTCGACGCGATCGTGATCGGCCAGCACTGTATCGAGCGGCTTCAGCTTGCCAAACACACCCACCTTCTGCGCCTCCAGATTGATAGCCGGATAACGCTGCAAGATGCCGCTTGCGTCGAGCGCCTGCTGCAATGTCGCGCCCTCGGGCAAATCCACGGCGATCAGCGTTTGCGCGTCGGCCGCCGCGTAACAGACTTCAATCGACAGACGCGTGCTCATGCCTTACCGTAGCGCTGATCAGCGCGCTTCACGAATGATTCGACAAAACTATTGGCGATGTGATTGAACACCGGCCCGATGATTTTCTCGAGAATGATGTTGGTGAATTCGTAATGCAGCGCGAACTCGATCTTGCAAGCATCCGCGCGCAGCGGCGTGAAGCGCCAGAAACCGGTGAACTTGCGAAACGGGCCATCGGCGAATTCCATGTCGATGCGCGTGGGCCGCTCCATGCTGTTACGCGTGGCGAAGTGCTGCTTGATGCCCTTGAAGTTGATATCGATCTTCGCCTCCATGCCGGTTTCGTCCTGGCGGCGAATTTCGACGCCTCCGCACCAGGGCAGGAAGTTGGGGTAATCGGCGACGTCGGTGACGAGGTCGAACATCTGTTCCGCCGAATGGCGGATCAACACGGTTTTCTGGACATCTGCCATAAATTGAACAGCGCGCGGCAAGGGTGGACAAGCGGGTTAAAAAGCGCTGCGGGCTTTCCTTGCCCCGCTTTGCTAAAATCGTGATTTTAAACGAGTTGGGCACTTTCCATTCATGAGCATCATCGACAACAGAAAAGCCTTCTACGACTACTCGGTCGAAGAACGCTATGAAGCAGGACTCGTGCTCGAAGGATGGGAGGTCAAGGCGCTGCGCGCCGGGCGCGGCCAGATCAAGGAAGGTTATGTTGTGATCAAAAACAACGAACTGTTTCTGATCGGCACGCACATCAGCCCGCTGCCCGAAGCCTCGACCCACATCAATCCCGACCCGGTCCGTACGCGCAAGCTGCTGCTGCACGCCGAACAGATCAGCAAACTGATCGGCAAGGTCGAGCAGCGCGGTTATACGCTCGTGCCGCTGAATTTTCATTACAAGGGCGGCCGCGTCAAATGCGAAATTGGCCTCGCCAAGGGTAAGAAACTGCACGACAAGCGCGAGAGCGAGAAGAAGCGCGATTGGGAGCGGGAGAAGGCGCAGTTGATGCGCTCGCGGGGCTGATCTGGGCGGGATGCGGGTGATCGTGGCCGCTGAACTGTGCAGCTTCGAACCAGGCGAAGATTGGTCATTACTCCCCGCCACTCCGCCGCGTTACGCATCGTCCCCACATCGCGCCAACGCCACAGCCTTACTAGCGCTCAGATGCAAAAATGGCCCGCACTCACTGCAGGCCATTTTTTTGGCTGACAAACTCGCGCACTCACTTCGTGTCGGGCACGCCCTTGCCTTTGCTCACGATGGTCAGAGCCGACGCGATCATCGAACTCATATCCGACATATCGCCAGGCACGATCAGCGTGGTGCCCTGCTTCGCCAGGTTGCCGAACGCGTTCACATATTGTTCGGCCACCTTGAGATTCACCGCCTCCATTCCGCCATTCGACTGGATGGCTGCCGCAATTTTCTGAATCGCCTGCGAATTGGCCTCAGCCACCGCCAGAATCGCCGACGCCTGCCCCTGCGCCTGATTGATCGCCGCCTGGCGCTCGCCTTCGGACTTCTGGATCGCCGCTTCCCGTCCACCGGACGCAATATTGATCTGCTCCTGCTTGCGCCCCTCCGACGCCGCGATCAGCGCGCGCTTTTCACGCTCGGCGGTAATCTGCGCCTGCATCGCGTGCAGGATTTCCTTGGGTGGCGTCAAGTCCTTGATTTCATAGCGCAGCACCTTCACGCCCCAGTTCGCGGCGGCTTCATCGAGCGATGAAACGATGCTGTGATTGATGAAATCGCGCTCTTCGAAAGTCTTGTCGAGTTCGAGCTTGCCGATGACGGAACGCAATGTGGTCTGCGATAACTGCGTGATCGCGAACACGAAGTTGCTCGATCCATACGACGCCTTCATCGGATCGGTGACCTGAAAATACAGCACACCGTCTACCTGCAACTGCGTGTTGTCACGCGTGATACAGACCTGACTCGGCACTTCGAGCGGAATTTCTTTAAGAATGTGCTTGTACGCGATCCGGTCGACAAACGGAAACGCGAAGCTCAGGCCAGGGGTCAGCGTGCTGTGATAGCGGCCCAGCCGTTCGAGCACCCACGCGTGTTGCTGCGGCACGATCTTGATGGTCTGTGATGCCAGCACGATCACGATGACGAGAAGCACCACCCCGACGATGGTCGAATCCATAACTGCCCTCCGCTCTTTGGTTCGAATAGTTACGCGTGTATTGCCCGGGCGTGCGAATGCTTAGACCGCGCCCGCTTTCGCCGGCGAATGCCGGCTCGCCACGACGATGAGGCAACTGCCGCGCAATTCGGTGATTTCGTAGACCTGCGCACTTTCGGGTTCACCCGCGGCGAGTTCGACATCCCATGCCGCGCCGCGATAGTTGACCCGCGCTCGCCGCTCGCTCCACGCGGGCACATTCAGCGTCTGACCGATATCGAGATTAACGTCCGGATTACGCGACGCCTCCTTGCGCTTGCGCCGTCCAAAGCTCGAGCGCCGCAACGCCACGACCGCCGCCAGCGCCACCACGGCAGCAATCGCGAACTGCAGGTCGGCGCCCGCGCCCGCTAGATGCGCAATCGCGGCCGCCACGCAACCCAAAGCGATCATTAGCAGATAAAAAGTGCCGCTCATCAACTCGAGCACGACCAGCACACCCGCCCCGATCCACCAGAACAATCCACCTGGCGCCACGTTGACCTCCACAAAGCAAAACACCCCGGATCTACCGGGGTGTTTATAGCACGAAGCAGGTGCATTTAACGCACGATGCCCTATGTCTCAACTACTTTTGACCGCATTTGACATATCGCACCGCACGTTATGCAAGCCGCTTAAAAACGGCATGCATTGCTTTACTTCGTCGACTTTGCCAACTGCTGCCACGTCTCGATGATCGAGTCCGGGTTCAGCGAAATCGACGCGATACCTTCGTCCGTCAGCCATTGCGCGAAGTCCGGATGATCCGACGGACCTTGCCCGCAGATGCCCACATACTTGTTCAGACGCAGGCAGGTTGAGATCGCGCGCTGCAGCAGGAACTTGACGGCCGGGTCGCGTTCGTCGAAATCGACAGCCAACAGCTCCATGCCCGAGTCGCGATCCAGACCCAGCGTGAGCTGCGTCAAATCGTTCGAACCGATCGAGAAGCCGTCGAAGAATTGCAGGAATTCCTCAGCAAGAATCGCGTTCGAAGGCACTTCGCACATCATGATCAGGCGCAGGCCCTTTTCGCCGCGCTTCAGGCCGAACTTCGCCAGCAGCCCGATCACGCGCTCCGCCTGCTTCAGCGTACGCACGAACGGCACCATGATCTCGACGTTGTCGAGGCCCATCTCTTCACGCACCTTCTTCAACGCGATGCACTCCATCTGGAACGCTTCGGCGAAGTCTTCGGCGATGTAACGCGACGCGCCACGGAAACCGAGCATCGGGTTTTCTTCGTCCGGCTCGTAACGCGAACCGCCGATGAGCTTCTTGTACTCGTTCGACTTGAAGTCCGACAGACGCACGATCACGGGCTTCGGGTAGAACGCGGCCGCGATCGTCGCAATACCTTCGGTCAGCTTGTCGACGTAAAACGCGCGCGGCGACGCATGACCGCGAGCAACGCTTTCCACGGCCTTCTTCAGGTCCTGGTCGATGTTCGGATACTCGAGAATCGCCTTCGGGTGAACGCCGATGTTGTTATTGATGATGAACTCGAGTCGCGCCAGACCCACGCCTGCGTTCGGCAGTTGCGAGAAGTCGAAAGCGAGCTGCGGGTTGCCCACGTTCATCATGATCTTCACCGGGATCGGCGGCAGTTCGCCGCGCTGCACTTCGGTGATTTCGGTTTCGAGCAGACCGTCGTAAATCTTGCCTTCGTCGCCTTCCGCGCACGACACGGTGACGAGTGCGCCTTCCTTCAGCACGTCGGTTGCGTCGCCGCAGCCGACCACTGCCGGGACGCCGAGTTCACGCGCGATAATTGCCGCGTGGCAAGTCCGGCCGCCGCGATTCGTGACGATTGCCGACGCGCGCTTCATGACCGGCTCCCAGTTCGGGTCGGTCATGTCGGCGACCAGTACGTCGCCCGGCTGCACACGGTCCATTTCCGACGGATCGTGGATCACGCGAACCGGACCCGCGCCGATCTTCTGGCCGATTGCGCGACCCGTAGCCAGCACGTTCGACTGGCCCTTCAACTTGAAGCGCTGCTCGGCCTTGCCTGCCGCCTGGCTCTTCACCGTTTCCGGACGCGCCTGGAGAATGAAGATCTTGCCGTCACGGCCGTCCTTGCCCCACTCGATGTCCATCGGACGCTCGTAGTGCTTTTCGATGATGACCGCGTACTTCGCCAGTTCGATCACGTCTTCATCGGTGATCGAGAAGCGGTTGCGCTGCTCATGCGACACGTCGACAGTCTTCACACGGCCTTCTTCGCCGGCTTTCGTGAATTCCATCTTGATCAGCTTCGAGCCAATCGAGCGACGGATGATCGGGTACTTGCCTTGCGCGAGCGTGGTCTTGAAAACGTAGAACTCGTCCGGATTCACCGCGCCTTGAACGACGGTTTCGCCCAGACCATAGCTCGACGTGATGAACACGGCGTCCTTGAAGCCCGACTCGGTGTCGAGCGTGAACATCACGCCCGCTGCGCCGACGTCCGAGCGCACCATACGCTGCACGCCCGCCGACAACGCGACTTCAGCGTGAGTGAAGCCCTTGTGGACACGATAGGAGATAGCGCGGTCGTTATACAGCGACGCGAACACGTGCTTCATGCGATCGAGCACGTCTTCGACCCCGACCACGTTGAGATAGCTTTCCTGCTGACCCGCGAACGATGCGTCCGGCAAGTCTTCCGCCGTTGCCGACGAACGGACGGCAAACGACAGCTCTTCAGGCGAGCTGTTTTGGAGCGTGTCGAAGCCCGCGCGAATGTCGGCCTCGAGTTGCGGCTGCATGGGAGCGTCGACGATCCATTGACGGATCTCCTTGCCCGCTTCGGCGAGCGCCTTCACGTCGTCGACGTCGAGCGTTTCGAGACGTTTGGCGATGCGTTCGGTCAGATTGTTGTGATGCAAGAAATCGCGGAAGGCCAGTGCCGTGGTGGCGAAACCGGTCGGCACACGCACGCCGGCTTCGGCGAGCTGACTGATCATTTCGCCCAACGACGCGTTCTTGCCGCCGACGATTTCCACGTCGGTCATCCGCAACTGCTCAAACGGAACTACATACGCCTTGTCCTTTGCGACGGTAACTACGTTAGTCATACAAGCCCCTAAGTGTGAAAGAAATTCACGGTTGTGCAAGTGGGCTTGAACACGAGACGCCCATTGGAAGCGTGAACTCGTGTCTTGCACAACCTGTTGGAGAAGCAATCGCTACGCGCAGCCGAAGTGCGCGGCAAACCGGATACGCGACGAAGAAGCCGGATGGACGAAATTACCGATCAATCCACCAATTTCACCGCTAGTTACCGGCCAATAGCAAGGCGTTGAACGATCGTTCGCGGCAAGTTAGCCGCCAATCGCCTGCAATTGCTTATCCAACAGGTTGCCGCTATTCTACCGTGCCGACTCCTAAAATGTGGCAGTCGGACGAGAATTGCGCCTCGAATCGCGCCCCGGACCGGCAAACGGGCTTTTACGAGGTCCTGCCGTCATCCGGACGCAATTACGGTGCCCACGGCGCGCTGTAACGACGCCGCTGCCGTCTTCCGGTTAGCCACCTGGCAGCGAGTCCGATACAGCGATGTTTTATTCGAGCGCTGTTTGCCGCTCACGTTCCCCAGCCCCACTGATGCCGCCCACCGTATTCATCGTCTCCGACGGTACCGGGATCACTGCCGAAACCTTCGCGCATTCGATCCTTTCCCAGTTCGACCAGAAATTCCGCCTGGTTCGTGTGCCTTTTGTCGACTCGACGGAAAAGGCCTACGCCACGCTCGAAAAAATCAACGAGGCAATCCAGCAGGACGGCCGACGACCGATCGTTTTCACCACGCTGGTGGATAGCGCGTCGAACCAGATCGTCAAAGGCTCGAATGCGCTCGTGCTGGATATGTTCCAGACGTTCGTCGAGCCGCTGGAACAGGAACTGGAACTGAAGTCGAGTCACGCGATGGGTCGCGGTCACCAGAACGCTGACACCGAGGAGTACAAGAACCGGATCGAGGCGATCAACTTTTCGCTCGCTCACGACGACGGTCAGTCGAACCGCAATCTTGCCGACGCCGACGTGATTCTGGTCGGCGTATCGCGCAGCGGCAAGACGCCGACCAGCCTGTATCTGGCGATGCAGTACGGCGTGAAAGCGGCCAACTATCCGCTGATCCCGGAAGACTTCGAGCGCGGCAAGCTGCCTACGCCGTTACTCGCGCATCGGCAGAAGATGTTTGGTTTGTCGATTGATCCGCAGCGCCTGTCGGAAATCCGGAACGAGCGCAGGCCCGGGAGCAAGTACGCCGCGCCGGAGAATTGTCGCTATGAGATCAACGAGGCCGAGGCGATGATGCGGCGCGAAGGGATCAAGTGGTTGTCGTCGACGCATAAGTCGATCGAGGAGATCGCGACGACGATTCTGCAGGAGATCAAGCTGGATCGACAGGCTTATTGAGCCTGGTCTGAAGATCGTTGGACGATGGGCTGCGCGTAGTGCACAGCCCATTTCTGGCGAGTCAAAGCGAAACGTCAGCCGTGCGGCGGAGCGCTCAACCCAGCGCGCGTTGCTGCCGGCACTGCTCGAACACACACACAGCGGCGGCCGCCGCCACATTCAGCGACTCCATTCCGCCGGGCTGCGGAATCGTCACTCGCAACGACACCGCGTCGCGCCAGGTCTGCGAAACGCCGGCCCCTTCGTTGCCGAACACCCACGCAAGCGGACCGCTCAGATCGCAGTCATAAATCGCTTCCGCGCCGTGCGAATCCGTAATGACGATCGGCACCGCTAGGCGCCCGATCAGCGGGTGCGCGTCGACATCCTCGTGAATCTGCAACAGGAAGTGCGCCCCCATGCCCGAGCGCAAGACTTTCGACGACCAGGCGTACGCGGTACCGGGTGCGCAAAATACCTGCTGAATCCCGGCGGCTGCCGCGCTGCGCAGAATCGACCCGACGTTGCCGGCGTCCTGCACGCCGTCCAGGACGAGACAAGTTTGCGCGACCTTTTCGGGCAGCGGCGTATCGAGCTTCTCCACCAGCAGCAAAATGCCGACGCCATGCACGACATTCGACAACTGCCCGAACAGCGCATCCGGCAGCGTCACGATTCGGTGGTCCTCGATGCGCGAAACGATGGCCTGCGCCTCGTCGTGCTGAAGCGCGCCCTCCGTGACGATGCACATTTCCGGCTGCCCGGCGACGTCGAGATACGCGCTCGCGAGATGGAAACCTTCGAGCAACGCGTGCCCGCTGCGACGCTGTTGATGCGTCGAACCGGCCAGAGCTTTCAGGCGTTTGTAGAGCGGATTGTCCCGCGAGGTGATGGCTTTCACAGGCAGCGAAGACAGTGAGATTGGGAAAAGAACCGGCGACGAACGACTCGTGGCTGCTCGTGGCGCTCAAATAGATTCAGGCGGTGCTGCGCTCGCCGAACGCGTCGTCGTCGAGCAGAGCATCGGTCAGCGTGCCTGGCACGACGATAACCTCGCTCGCAGTCAGCTGCACGCCCGTGCCGAACCGCGCATGCGCTTCGCGCACCGGCGCAAACGAACGCCGATGATGCTCACAAGGACCATGCTCGCGCAGTGCCGCGAGATGCTGCGGCGTGCCGTAGCCAGCATGCGCGTTGAAGCCGTACACAGGAAACGTCTGATGCAGTTCGAGCAGCATCCGGTCACGCGTAACCTTCGCCAGAATCGACGCCGCGGAAATGCTCTTCACGAGCGCATCGCCACCAATCACCGCTTCGCTGCGAATGCTGAGCGTCGGGCAGCGATTGCCGTCGATTTTCACCAGCGTAGGCAAGACCGACAGCCCTTCCACCGCGCGTTTCATCGCCAGCATCGTGGCGTGAAGGATATTGAGCGAATCGATTTCTTCGACCGAGGCCGACGCGATGCAATACGCCAGCGCCCGGTCGACGATCTTGTCGTATAGCTCGTCGCGCTTTTTGGCAGTAAGCGCCTTGGAATCGTCGAGCCCGCGAATCATCGGTTTCGACGGATCGAAAATCACGGCCGCGGCAACGACCGGACCCGCCAGCGGGCCACGCCCTGCTTCGTCGACGCCGCAGACGATGTCGTCGGGATTCTCGAAGTTCAGGCCGACTTGCGCCGCCGCACCCGCGACCTTACGGCGAGGAACACGCGCACCGGTCACGGCTGCGCCCTGCGTTTTTCGACGACGGCGGCCACGACTTCCGCTGCACGCTGCGCGGTATTCTGCTTCAGCACGTGATGCATCTCCGTGAAGATTTCCGTCAGCGTGCGCCGGTTGGCTTCGTCGCGCAACTGTTTCAGCGTGGCTTCGGCCAGCGCCTGAGGCGTAGCAAAGTGCTGCAGAATTTCCGGTACGACGAAGCGGCCGGCCAGAATATTCGGCAAACCCACGTACGGCAGATAGCCCTGGCGGCGCATGATCTGGCCGGTCAGCCAGGGCACCTTGTACGAAATAACCATCGGCTTCTTCAACAGCGCCGCTTCGAGCGTCACCGTGCCGCTTTTGACGAGAATCGCGTCGGCGGCGGTCATCGCGAGTTGCGATTGGCCGTCGGTGATGGTGAGCGCGAGACCCGGATGCGAATCGACCAGCGGACGCAGCATTTCGCGCAGCGTCGGCGTTGCCGCCGGC from the Paraburkholderia fungorum genome contains:
- the rnhB gene encoding ribonuclease HII, which codes for MTGARVPRRKVAGAAAQVGLNFENPDDIVCGVDEAGRGPLAGPVVAAAVIFDPSKPMIRGLDDSKALTAKKRDELYDKIVDRALAYCIASASVEEIDSLNILHATMLAMKRAVEGLSVLPTLVKIDGNRCPTLSIRSEAVIGGDALVKSISAASILAKVTRDRMLLELHQTFPVYGFNAHAGYGTPQHLAALREHGPCEHHRRSFAPVREAHARFGTGVQLTASEVIVVPGTLTDALLDDDAFGERSTA